A stretch of the Paucidesulfovibrio longus DSM 6739 genome encodes the following:
- a CDS encoding NADH-quinone oxidoreductase subunit J family protein — protein MELMAKIAFWIYALIILGGGIVAVGSSSLVRALIGLISTLIGVAGMYMLLGTPFMAFMQLLIYVGAVAVLIFFAVMLTDAHGRGDESEGSPIRQHLYALGAIMSVGGVLSWLIMNKPPASLTTPADVTIQQLGHGLLESYFLAFELISVVLLVAMSGAVLLALEKRGKK, from the coding sequence ATGGAACTGATGGCTAAAATCGCATTCTGGATCTACGCGCTCATCATCCTGGGCGGCGGGATCGTGGCGGTGGGCAGCAGCAGCCTGGTGCGCGCCCTGATCGGTCTGATCAGCACGCTCATAGGCGTGGCGGGCATGTACATGCTCCTGGGAACTCCGTTCATGGCGTTCATGCAGCTGCTCATCTATGTGGGCGCGGTGGCCGTGCTGATCTTTTTCGCGGTCATGCTCACCGACGCGCACGGGCGCGGCGACGAGAGCGAGGGATCGCCCATCCGGCAACACCTCTACGCCCTCGGCGCGATCATGTCCGTGGGCGGCGTGCTCTCCTGGCTGATCATGAACAAGCCGCCGGCAAGTCTGACGACCCCGGCCGACGTGACCATCCAGCAGCTCGGGCACGGTCTGCTTGAATCCTACTTCCTGGCCTTCGAGCTGATCTCCGTGGTTCTGCTCGTGGCCATGTCCGGAGCCGTGCTGCTCGCCTTGGAGAAGAGGGGGAAGAAATGA
- a CDS encoding 4Fe-4S double cluster binding domain-containing protein: protein MRREIPFALRLSMSEQLTSQFKDAARNMGAHLVGIADTARLHGLPTRPEGLWGAYPRAVSLALHLSDAVLDMIEDVPTPLYHEHYQVVNAMLDGLAARSAFWLQERGWSALPIPASKTVDASELRGAVSHKAVAVAAGVGWQGKSLLTVSPEYGPRIRLVSILTNAPFVADEPLRNRCAGCSACADACPVGAIRNVNTESHYQRREEALFFERCKQRVMVENKKLEHIEHPICGVCIRACPWGRPKKASAQAG from the coding sequence ATGCGTCGCGAGATCCCATTTGCTTTGAGGTTGTCGATGTCGGAACAGTTGACTTCGCAGTTCAAGGATGCGGCCCGGAATATGGGCGCTCATTTGGTGGGGATTGCCGATACTGCGCGGCTGCACGGATTGCCGACCCGGCCCGAAGGGCTGTGGGGGGCGTATCCCCGCGCCGTGAGCCTGGCACTGCACCTTTCCGACGCGGTGCTGGACATGATCGAGGACGTGCCCACGCCGCTCTACCATGAGCATTATCAGGTCGTGAACGCCATGCTCGACGGTCTTGCCGCCCGTTCGGCCTTCTGGCTTCAGGAGAGGGGCTGGTCGGCGCTGCCCATCCCGGCATCCAAAACAGTGGATGCCTCGGAGTTGCGGGGAGCCGTCTCGCATAAAGCCGTGGCCGTGGCCGCGGGGGTGGGCTGGCAGGGCAAAAGCCTGCTGACGGTCAGCCCGGAGTACGGCCCGCGAATCCGGTTGGTCAGCATCCTGACGAATGCGCCTTTTGTCGCGGATGAGCCTTTGAGGAACCGTTGCGCGGGGTGCAGCGCCTGTGCCGACGCTTGCCCTGTCGGAGCCATCCGCAACGTGAACACCGAGAGCCATTACCAACGCCGCGAAGAAGCCTTGTTCTTCGAACGCTGCAAGCAGCGCGTCATGGTCGAAAACAAAAAGCTCGAACATATCGAGCACCCCATCTGCGGGGTATGCATCCGGGCCTGCCCGTGGGGCCGACCGAAAAAGGCCTCGGCACAAGCTGGATGA
- a CDS encoding complex I subunit 4 family protein: MDFGYPVLTTLIVFPLLAAAGLFIIRGDAAVRMYTMIASIVELILAIPLYWFNFSSEFQFVERIPWVGEWGLEYHIGIDGISYLMVLLTIAVLPLCVMCSWTYIGKRIKEFHFCLLFMTSACIGVFSALDLVLFYVFWEAMLVPMYLLIAVWGGDERRYASIKFFLYTLTGSVMLLVAIVAFRVAGGTFSIPELMTMNFSFRFQFWCFLAMALAFAIKVPMFPFHTWLPAAHVQAPSAGSVILAAVLLKMGTYGFLRFCLPLTPAASEYFAPLMIGISIASILYGGAVALGQTDIKKLVAYSSVGHMGFVTLGIFLFNLRGVEGALFQMLNHGIVTGAMFMMIGAVYERSHSREIKDNMGLGKYLPAFMFFWGLFALASLGFPGTNGFVGELLVFVGTFTANPWLGACIVPGALLGAAYMFRVSLKMAWGRPSSAKTWKDLSSREWVFLTIPAVFVLYIGLQPGIFFKLIDPSIEKLLDDFQKRSQIVQVEEEQPLQLAARDLFGTAEPVKN; this comes from the coding sequence TTGGACTTCGGCTATCCGGTTCTGACCACATTGATAGTGTTCCCGCTCTTGGCGGCGGCGGGTCTGTTCATCATTCGCGGCGACGCAGCCGTGAGGATGTACACCATGATCGCTTCCATAGTGGAGCTGATCCTGGCCATCCCGCTCTACTGGTTCAACTTCTCATCCGAGTTCCAGTTCGTCGAGCGGATTCCCTGGGTGGGCGAGTGGGGTCTGGAATACCACATCGGCATCGACGGCATCAGCTACCTCATGGTGCTGCTGACCATCGCCGTGCTGCCGCTCTGCGTGATGTGTTCCTGGACCTACATCGGTAAACGAATCAAAGAGTTCCACTTCTGCCTCCTGTTCATGACCAGCGCCTGCATCGGCGTGTTCAGCGCGCTCGATCTGGTCCTGTTCTACGTCTTCTGGGAGGCGATGCTGGTACCCATGTACCTGCTGATCGCGGTCTGGGGCGGCGACGAGCGCCGCTATGCCTCGATCAAGTTCTTCCTCTACACCCTGACGGGCTCGGTCATGCTGCTGGTGGCCATCGTGGCCTTCCGGGTGGCGGGCGGCACCTTCTCGATTCCGGAGCTGATGACCATGAACTTCAGCTTCCGGTTCCAGTTCTGGTGCTTCCTGGCCATGGCGCTCGCCTTCGCCATCAAGGTGCCCATGTTCCCGTTCCACACATGGCTTCCCGCGGCCCACGTGCAGGCCCCCTCGGCCGGTTCCGTGATCCTGGCGGCCGTGTTGCTGAAAATGGGAACGTACGGCTTCCTGCGCTTCTGTCTGCCCCTGACCCCGGCGGCCAGCGAATACTTCGCGCCGCTGATGATCGGCATCTCCATCGCTTCGATTCTCTACGGCGGTGCGGTCGCTCTCGGACAGACGGACATCAAGAAACTGGTGGCGTACTCCTCGGTGGGGCACATGGGCTTCGTGACCCTCGGCATCTTCCTCTTCAACCTGAGGGGGGTCGAAGGCGCGCTGTTCCAGATGCTCAACCACGGCATCGTCACCGGCGCGATGTTTATGATGATCGGCGCCGTCTACGAACGGAGCCACAGCCGTGAGATCAAGGACAACATGGGGCTTGGCAAGTATCTACCCGCCTTCATGTTCTTCTGGGGGCTTTTCGCCCTGGCCTCTCTCGGATTCCCCGGCACCAACGGCTTCGTGGGCGAACTGCTCGTATTTGTGGGCACGTTCACCGCGAACCCCTGGCTCGGCGCGTGCATCGTGCCCGGCGCGCTTCTCGGCGCGGCGTACATGTTCCGCGTCTCGCTGAAGATGGCCTGGGGCCGTCCGAGCAGCGCCAAGACCTGGAAGGATCTCAGCTCCCGCGAGTGGGTCTTCCTGACCATCCCGGCCGTGTTCGTGCTTTACATAGGCCTGCAACCCGGCATCTTCTTCAAGCTCATCGATCCTTCCATCGAGAAGCTGCTCGACGACTTCCAGAAGAGATCCCAGATCGTGCAGGTGGAAGAAGAACAACCGTTGCAACTGGCCGCCCGCGATCTCTTCGGGACCGCGGAACCGGTGAAGAACTAG
- a CDS encoding monovalent cation/H+ antiporter subunit D family protein: protein MTESARLLLPLAVTLLAPYFIWLFRKDIYKREAVSLIAGAVTFLANLSFVPAILNGQILYYKLFTIMPGISVSFCLDGLGIIFALIASFLWMFATSYNIGYMRGLNEHAQTRYYFCFAIAIFGALGVSFSANVFTLYLFYEVITVFTYPLVAHHEDEEAFTGARKYLVYLMGTSKLFLLPAMVLTYVLCGTLDFQLGNIVTGMFPAQVVADHPYLVTVTYALYIAGLAKAALMPFHNWLPSAMVAPTPVSALLHAVAVVKAGVFSVCRIVLSGFGLETMNSLFLGIPTAYLAAFTIVVASLIALTKDDLKARLAYSTVSQLSYVVVGVCMLTPMAVQGGIMHIPHHAFSKITLFFCAGAIYVATHNKKISQMNGYGWRMPWTFAAFGIASLSMIGMPPVCGFVSKWYLVNGALTAHQTVLLVALLLSTALNAGYFVPILIRAFFFKPLPGANLEQYSEPSKTMVIPLFTTALISVFLGLFPETFLNFIKVLGNGIF from the coding sequence ATGACTGAGAGCGCACGCCTGCTTCTGCCCCTGGCGGTGACACTGCTCGCGCCGTACTTCATCTGGCTTTTCAGGAAGGACATCTACAAGCGCGAGGCGGTCTCCCTGATCGCCGGCGCCGTGACCTTCCTGGCGAACCTTTCGTTCGTGCCGGCGATCTTGAACGGCCAGATCCTGTACTACAAGCTGTTCACCATCATGCCGGGCATCTCGGTGAGCTTCTGCCTGGACGGCCTGGGCATCATCTTCGCCCTGATCGCCTCCTTCCTCTGGATGTTCGCCACAAGCTACAACATCGGTTACATGCGCGGTCTGAACGAACACGCCCAGACCCGCTACTACTTCTGCTTCGCCATTGCCATCTTCGGCGCTCTTGGCGTCAGCTTCTCGGCCAACGTCTTCACGCTCTACCTCTTCTACGAGGTCATCACGGTCTTCACGTATCCTCTGGTCGCGCACCACGAGGACGAAGAGGCCTTCACGGGAGCGAGGAAGTACCTGGTCTATTTGATGGGTACGTCGAAGCTGTTCCTGCTGCCGGCAATGGTTCTGACCTACGTGCTTTGCGGCACGCTGGACTTCCAGCTCGGCAACATCGTCACGGGCATGTTCCCGGCCCAGGTGGTGGCGGATCATCCCTACCTCGTGACCGTGACCTACGCCCTGTACATCGCGGGTCTGGCCAAGGCCGCGCTGATGCCGTTCCACAACTGGCTGCCTTCGGCCATGGTCGCGCCCACGCCCGTTTCGGCGTTGCTCCACGCGGTGGCGGTTGTGAAGGCCGGTGTGTTCTCGGTCTGCCGCATCGTCCTTTCGGGGTTCGGTCTGGAGACCATGAACTCGCTCTTCCTGGGCATCCCGACGGCCTACCTCGCGGCCTTCACCATCGTGGTGGCATCGCTCATCGCACTGACGAAAGACGACCTCAAGGCGCGACTGGCCTATTCCACGGTCTCGCAGCTCAGCTACGTCGTGGTCGGCGTCTGCATGCTCACCCCCATGGCGGTGCAGGGCGGCATCATGCACATCCCGCACCATGCCTTCTCCAAGATTACCTTGTTCTTCTGCGCGGGCGCCATCTATGTGGCCACGCACAACAAGAAGATCAGCCAAATGAACGGATACGGCTGGCGCATGCCCTGGACCTTCGCGGCCTTCGGTATCGCCTCGCTGTCCATGATCGGCATGCCGCCCGTCTGCGGGTTCGTCTCCAAGTGGTACCTGGTCAACGGCGCGCTCACCGCGCACCAGACCGTGCTGCTGGTGGCTCTCCTGCTTTCCACGGCGCTGAACGCCGGATACTTCGTACCCATTCTGATCCGGGCCTTCTTCTTCAAGCCGCTGCCCGGTGCAAATTTGGAGCAGTATTCCGAACCGTCCAAGACCATGGTCATTCCGCTCTTCACCACGGCGTTGATCTCGGTCTTCCTGGGCTTGTTCCCGGAGACGTTCCTGAACTTCATTAAGGTGCTCGGCAACGGCATCTTCTAG
- the nuoK gene encoding NADH-quinone oxidoreductase subunit NuoK has protein sequence MSPLTLYQLVALLLLCLGLFGIVQRRSLVGMLISVELMLNGAGLSIVAASQLTEADAVLGQLGTLLVMGLAAAEATLVLSIIVVVAKRFGTTKTREVSTLKD, from the coding sequence ATGAGTCCGCTGACACTCTATCAACTGGTTGCGCTCCTGCTCCTCTGCCTGGGCCTGTTCGGCATCGTCCAGCGCAGAAGTCTGGTCGGCATGCTGATCTCCGTGGAGCTGATGCTCAACGGGGCGGGACTGTCCATCGTGGCCGCCTCCCAGCTTACCGAGGCGGACGCCGTTCTGGGCCAGCTGGGCACGCTTCTGGTCATGGGCCTCGCTGCGGCGGAGGCCACGCTGGTGCTGTCCATCATCGTGGTGGTAGCCAAGAGATTCGGGACCACCAAAACCCGTGAAGTTTCCACGCTGAAGGATTAG
- a CDS encoding NADH-quinone oxidoreductase subunit N, whose amino-acid sequence MNFNLIAIVPELYLLLLITALFIFSLGSRDWEPPVEKWLPFFAGLGVLVTIISFWSPQGLMFYGVYNVDSMSQFFKGAIAFGFFVAVVNATRQPTLEEGQRADYFLFLALSAFGLMIISSAVELITIYLALELSSYSLYAIIPLRATDKRAAEAGIKYILFGAVATAIALFGFSYVLAGAHSSYISEMAKMDWSFAANPMAVAGLSMFLAGMFYKLALFPFHFWCPDVYQGSSNETAAYVATLPKLGAVVVLIRLAVLLKPGMEITTLLAVLGAISMTFGNLSALAQTDIKRLLGFSSVAHAGYVMVGLVAGTAQGLSAAAFYALAYILMNLLCFWVVSRVAVDGRNLRLDDLNGLYKRSPALALSLAVGAFALVGLPPTMGFMGKFFLITAAWDNGYNWLVIVLAANSAIAIYYYLSLVRHAYTHEADDDMPLPDTSAFSVAGAGLLAAVVFIFGLVPGPVFNIAIQAGKALVP is encoded by the coding sequence GTGAATTTCAACCTGATCGCTATCGTCCCGGAATTGTACCTGCTGTTGCTCATCACGGCGCTGTTCATCTTCAGCCTGGGCAGCAGGGACTGGGAACCGCCCGTTGAGAAATGGCTGCCCTTTTTCGCCGGCCTCGGCGTGCTGGTGACCATCATCTCGTTCTGGTCGCCGCAGGGACTGATGTTCTATGGGGTCTACAATGTGGATTCCATGTCCCAGTTCTTCAAGGGAGCCATCGCCTTCGGCTTCTTCGTGGCGGTGGTCAACGCCACCCGCCAGCCGACGTTGGAGGAAGGCCAGCGCGCGGACTACTTCCTGTTCCTGGCCCTGTCCGCCTTCGGCCTGATGATCATCTCCTCGGCCGTGGAACTCATCACCATCTATCTCGCCCTGGAACTCTCCTCCTACAGCCTCTATGCGATCATTCCGCTGCGGGCCACGGACAAGAGAGCCGCCGAGGCGGGCATCAAGTACATCCTCTTCGGCGCGGTGGCCACGGCCATCGCCCTGTTCGGCTTCTCCTACGTGCTCGCCGGAGCGCACAGCAGCTACATCTCCGAAATGGCCAAGATGGACTGGAGCTTCGCGGCCAATCCCATGGCCGTGGCGGGGCTGTCCATGTTCCTGGCAGGCATGTTCTACAAGCTGGCCCTGTTCCCGTTCCACTTCTGGTGTCCGGACGTGTACCAAGGCTCCAGCAACGAGACCGCCGCGTATGTGGCCACGCTGCCCAAGCTCGGCGCGGTGGTGGTGCTCATCCGTCTTGCCGTGCTGCTCAAGCCCGGCATGGAGATCACGACCCTTCTCGCGGTGCTCGGTGCCATCTCCATGACCTTCGGCAACCTCTCGGCCCTGGCCCAGACGGACATCAAGCGCTTGCTCGGCTTCTCTTCCGTGGCTCATGCGGGCTACGTCATGGTCGGTCTTGTCGCGGGCACGGCTCAGGGCCTTTCCGCCGCCGCGTTCTACGCCCTGGCCTACATCCTGATGAACCTGCTTTGCTTCTGGGTCGTCAGCCGAGTGGCCGTGGATGGCCGCAACCTGCGGCTCGACGATCTGAACGGCCTCTATAAGCGTTCTCCGGCCCTGGCTCTCTCGCTGGCCGTGGGCGCCTTCGCCCTGGTGGGCCTGCCGCCGACCATGGGCTTCATGGGCAAGTTCTTCCTGATCACGGCCGCCTGGGACAACGGCTACAACTGGCTGGTCATCGTCCTGGCCGCGAACAGCGCCATCGCCATCTACTACTACCTGAGCCTCGTGCGCCACGCCTACACTCATGAAGCCGACGACGACATGCCCCTGCCCGACACCAGCGCGTTCAGCGTTGCCGGAGCGGGCCTGCTCGCCGCCGTGGTCTTCATCTTCGGCCTGGTGCCCGGCCCGGTCTTCAACATCGCCATCCAGGCGGGCAAGGCCCTCGTGCCGTAG
- a CDS encoding Na(+)/H(+) antiporter subunit D produces MIQATSFIHPSLGFLALALALPFFKGDSKYWRWLLLLPPLIAVYSVFAMQPGVYGTLNWMGETLVLGRVDKLSIIFAQVFSIVSLIGFTYALHVKDKMQHACAALYVAGGLGCVFSGDYLTLFVFWELMSIGSTFLIWLARNEASTRAGFRYFLYHTVGGLFLLAGLLFQYQATGSFAFEYINPANAHFYHWLILAGFCVNSAVVPLHAWLPDAYPRGTVTGSVFMSAFTTKTAVYVLCRGFAGWEILAVAGTCMAVYGVLYACMENNARRILSYHIVSQVGYMVAGIGIGTAMTLNGACAHAYAHILYKGLLFMGVGCLLYATGTQKLDELGGLVGKLPWVMLLYMIAALSISGWPLFNGFISKTMTITGAAEAHRPWLAAGMEIAAVGTFISVGIKLPYFAFWGGKKLSDRTLKPIPWNMYLAMSMGGALCIAQGVYPQMLYAYLPFAVEEMYVPWTTWHVLQSLLILGFSGLAFYFCRKIITPHKQLNLDFDYFYRLIGKLVLWLVCRPLAWIDDRWTEVYRVGGLAGLLGLASGSAWFDRKGIDTVVDGSAYSVMNVGKLGARVQTGRLQDYLGLAAILALCVFALVWYLA; encoded by the coding sequence ATGATTCAGGCGACTAGTTTCATCCATCCATCGTTAGGGTTTCTGGCCCTGGCCCTGGCGTTGCCCTTTTTCAAGGGAGATTCGAAATACTGGCGCTGGCTGCTGCTTCTGCCGCCGCTCATCGCCGTCTATTCGGTCTTCGCCATGCAGCCGGGAGTCTACGGCACGTTGAACTGGATGGGTGAGACGCTCGTCCTCGGCAGGGTGGACAAACTGTCCATCATCTTCGCCCAGGTCTTTTCCATCGTCTCGCTGATCGGGTTCACCTACGCATTGCACGTCAAAGACAAGATGCAGCACGCCTGCGCCGCGCTCTATGTGGCGGGCGGCCTCGGCTGCGTCTTTTCGGGCGACTACCTGACGCTCTTCGTGTTCTGGGAGCTGATGAGCATCGGCTCGACCTTCCTGATCTGGCTGGCCCGCAACGAAGCCTCCACCCGCGCAGGCTTCCGGTACTTCCTGTACCATACGGTCGGCGGCCTGTTCCTGCTGGCCGGGCTGCTCTTCCAGTATCAGGCCACGGGTTCCTTCGCCTTCGAGTACATCAACCCGGCCAATGCGCATTTCTACCACTGGCTGATTCTCGCGGGCTTCTGCGTGAACTCGGCGGTGGTTCCCCTGCACGCTTGGCTGCCGGACGCCTATCCCCGCGGCACGGTGACCGGCTCGGTGTTCATGAGTGCCTTCACCACCAAGACCGCGGTCTACGTGCTTTGCCGAGGCTTCGCGGGCTGGGAGATCCTGGCTGTGGCGGGTACCTGCATGGCGGTGTACGGCGTGCTTTACGCCTGCATGGAAAATAACGCCCGCAGGATTCTGTCCTACCACATCGTATCCCAGGTCGGGTACATGGTGGCGGGCATCGGCATCGGCACGGCCATGACGCTGAACGGCGCCTGCGCCCACGCCTATGCGCACATCCTGTACAAGGGCCTGCTCTTCATGGGCGTCGGCTGCCTGCTTTACGCGACCGGAACCCAGAAGCTCGACGAGCTCGGCGGCCTGGTCGGCAAGCTGCCCTGGGTCATGCTGCTTTATATGATCGCGGCTCTGTCCATCTCCGGCTGGCCGCTGTTCAACGGATTCATTTCCAAGACCATGACCATCACCGGCGCGGCCGAGGCGCATCGCCCCTGGCTGGCTGCGGGCATGGAGATCGCTGCGGTGGGCACGTTCATCTCGGTGGGCATCAAGCTTCCGTATTTCGCCTTCTGGGGCGGGAAGAAGCTCAGCGACCGCACGCTCAAGCCCATCCCCTGGAACATGTATCTGGCCATGAGCATGGGCGGCGCTCTGTGTATCGCCCAGGGCGTCTATCCGCAGATGCTGTACGCCTACCTGCCCTTCGCGGTGGAGGAAATGTACGTGCCCTGGACCACCTGGCATGTGCTTCAGTCCCTGCTGATTCTCGGCTTTTCGGGTCTGGCGTTCTACTTCTGCAGGAAGATCATCACTCCGCACAAGCAGCTCAATCTCGATTTCGATTATTTCTATCGTCTCATCGGGAAGTTGGTATTGTGGCTGGTCTGCCGTCCCCTGGCCTGGATCGACGACCGCTGGACCGAGGTCTATCGTGTCGGCGGTCTTGCCGGGCTGTTGGGACTCGCTTCAGGCTCCGCCTGGTTCGACCGCAAGGGCATCGACACCGTCGTGGACGGGTCGGCCTATTCGGTCATGAACGTCGGCAAGCTTGGCGCCAGGGTGCAGACAGGCCGCTTGCAGGATTACCTTGGGCTGGCCGCCATTCTGGCGCTGTGTGTGTTCGCTCTGGTCTGGTACCTCGCCTAG
- a CDS encoding type I restriction enzyme HsdR N-terminal domain-containing protein translates to MHEVSLGNTLRDYLTGEEIEETTYEEFRQALARLLVEELGYPRERLRAKVPFSYEVDGERFNRNLDLVAYDDAGRPLLVVVFCSGCVGSFVRETAVAARLIDNGPAPLALATDSRDAALIDPASGEVLEEGMRAVPRWEELQRAAEKADRTPLSPDQRSKLERIFHAYNGFLLDSCCSSECCGPFQKS, encoded by the coding sequence ATGCATGAAGTCAGTCTCGGCAACACGTTGCGGGATTATCTGACCGGAGAGGAAATCGAGGAAACCACCTACGAGGAATTCCGGCAGGCTTTGGCCCGTCTTCTCGTGGAGGAGCTCGGCTACCCGCGCGAACGGCTGCGGGCCAAGGTGCCTTTCAGCTACGAAGTGGACGGGGAGAGGTTCAACCGCAATCTCGACCTCGTGGCCTACGATGACGCGGGCAGACCGCTCCTCGTGGTAGTCTTCTGCTCGGGCTGCGTCGGCAGCTTTGTCCGGGAAACCGCCGTGGCCGCAAGGCTCATCGACAACGGACCCGCTCCTCTGGCATTGGCCACGGACAGCCGGGACGCCGCACTCATTGATCCGGCGAGCGGAGAAGTATTGGAAGAGGGGATGCGGGCCGTGCCCCGCTGGGAAGAGTTGCAGCGCGCAGCGGAAAAGGCGGACAGGACGCCGCTCAGCCCGGACCAGCGGTCCAAGTTGGAACGTATTTTTCATGCATACAACGGCTTTCTTCTGGACAGCTGTTGCAGCAGCGAATGCTGCGGCCCGTTCCAAAAAAGCTGA